In Astatotilapia calliptera chromosome 16, fAstCal1.2, whole genome shotgun sequence, one genomic interval encodes:
- the LOC113008506 gene encoding trace amine-associated receptor 13c-like — protein MMEGVEFCFPHLLNSSCRKALHPVSVSTLIYMIISSISVLTATLNLLVIISISHFKQLHNPTNFLLLSLAVSDFFVGLYLLFYIMFIDGCWYFGDFMCILYYVIGTIITSSSIGTMVLISVDRYVAICDPLHYPTKVTAKRVQICVSLCWSFSALAEAWAFLVLKDNLKQQSRFNSCVGECVVHINFIEYVADLALNFLLPITVIIVLYLRIFVVVVSQVRAMRTHTAGVTYQCSRKGNPKKSEMKAARTLGIVVIAFLSCALPFYCVTLTGQNAFLNGSSSAFVLCLFYFNSCLNPIVYALFYPWFRKSIKLIVTFQILKSGSRNANIVKVTE, from the exons atgatggaggGAGTTGAATTCTGCTTTCCACATCTGCTCAACTCCTCTTGCAGAAAGGCTCTGCATCCTGTCTCAGTTTCCACGCTCATTTACATGATAATATCTTCTATCTCTGTGCTCACTGCAACTcttaacctgctggtcatcATCTCCATCTCCCACTTCAA GCAGCTCCATAATCCCACcaacttcctcctcctctctctggctGTCTCCGATTTCTTTGTGGGTCTCTATTTGCTCTTTTACATAATGTTTATAGACGGCTGCTGGTATTTTGGTGACTTCATGTGTATTCTGTATTATGTTATTGGCACAATTATCACCTCTTCCTCAATAGGAACCATGGTACTGATATCAGTTGACCGTTATGTGGCCATTTGTGATCCTCTGCATTATCCCACCAAAGTCACTGCAAAAAGAGTTCAGatctgtgtttcactgtgttgGAGCTTTTCTGCCCTTGCTG aagcctgggccttcctagtgttaaaGGACAACTTGAAACAGCAAAGCAGGTTTAATTCTTGTGTGGGAGAGTGTGTTGTCCATATTAACTTTATTGAATATGTTGCAGATCTTGCTTTGAACTTCCTACTTCCTATTACTGTCATTATAGTTCTGTATTTGAGAATATTTGTAGTGGTTGTGTCTCAGGTTCGGGCCATGCGGACTCATACTGCAGGTGTCACATACCAGTGTTCAAGGAAGGGAAATCCAAAGAAATCAGAGATGAAAGCAGCCAGGACTCTTGGTATTGTTGTAATTGCATTCTTGTCATGCGCCTTACCATTTTATTGTGTCACACTCACAGGCCAGAATGCCTTCCTCAACGGATCATCttctgcatttgttttatgtcttttctattttaattcGTGCCTCAACCCTATCGTCTATGCCTTATTCTACCCCTGGTTTAGAAAATCTATTAAGCTTATTGTTACATTTCAAATACTGAAGTCTGGCTCCAGGAATGCCAACATAGTCAAAGTGACAGAATAG
- the LOC113007974 gene encoding uncharacterized protein LOC113007974 encodes MILSSFKSFFIYYYLSSLFYPSNGFEVIQPQNKTNNPDTVFISCNFTANTGTIVDVRLNKVLPEKKMLCQTESEACHNIIVLKDAPFKYIFILLNAGPEAWTSKYECEWSATNKDGTDKTVTSAANKLIKLQLQGQLGTTPQCTPPPSPPPPQSHQLMWILIGLLALMFVYSCIITSFYMRLMNSSKDCENSTYVEMRNVPVQLHPHHIYNTMQKA; translated from the exons ATGATACTTTCCAGCTTCAAAAgcttctttatttattattatttgagctCCTTATTCTACCCAAGCAATG GTTTTGAGGTGATCCAGCCACAGAATAAGACTAATAACCCAGATACAGTTTTCATCAGCTGTAACTTTACAGCAAACACTGGGACAATTGTAGATGTTCGACTCAACAAGGTTTTACCAGAGAA AAAGATGCTCTGCCAGACTGAATCTGAAGCCTGTCATAACATTATCGTACTTAAAGACGCTCCATTCAAGTACATTTTCATCTTACTCAATGCTGGGCCAGAGGCATGGACCTCAAAGTATGAATGTGAGTGGTCAGCAACAAATAAGGATGGGACGGACAAAACCGTGACAAGTGCAgcaaacaaattaattaaactgCAACTACAAG GTCAACTGGGAACCACACCACAGTGTACTCCTCCCCcttcacctcctccccctcagtCCCATCAGCTCATGTGGATTTTGATTGGTCTGCTGGCCCTGATGTTTGTGTACAGCTGTATCATCACCTCCTTCTACATGAGGCTTATG aacAGCAGCAAAGATTGCGAAAACTCCACCTATGTTGAAATGAGGAACGTTCCAGTTCAGCTGCATCCTCACCACATTTACAATACTATGCAAAAGGCTTGA